From Triticum urartu cultivar G1812 chromosome 2, Tu2.1, whole genome shotgun sequence, a single genomic window includes:
- the LOC125534555 gene encoding cytochrome P450 94B3-like encodes MAIALAAFLLLLPLFSIAAVFLLHAHARRTHKPAAPYPLLGHLPQFLANRHRILDWITEVLARQPTSTLVFHRPGGERGVITANPANLEHVMRAGFHNYPKGPRFASALHDFLGHGILNVDGHAWRAQRKAASYEFNTRSLRLFVARTVHDELHGRLLPLLRRAAGSGRKIDLQDTLERYAFDNICRVAFDHDPRQLPDGDAAESTATESTASNRFADAFRDAANLSAGRFRYAVPGLWKVKKALNLGSERRLRESIAVVHGFADGIIRSRREEMRIGCEKHDLLSRFMASQGEGYTETALRDVVISFLLAGRETTSSALTWFFWLLSSGPDVERRIRDEVAAVRARRAASDLSSAGFDLDELREMHYLHAAITESMRLYPPVPVNSVQARAADVLPDGTAVGAGWFVSYNAYAMGRMESVWGEDARAYRPERWLDPDPAEATFRPESPFRYIVFHAGPRICLGKEMAYIQMKSIVASVVEEFEVAVDGGYTPRQVASLTLRMADGLPVRVKDFRGGN; translated from the coding sequence ATGGCAATCGCATTGGCAGCCTTCCTGCTGCTGCTACCGCTCTTCTCCATCGCCGCTGTCTTCCTCCTCCATGCCCATGCGCGGAGAACCCACAAGCCGGCGGCGCCCTACCCGCTGCTCGGCCACCTGCCGCAGTTCCTGGCGAACCGGCACCGCATCCTGGACTGGATCACCGAGGTGCTCGCGCGCCAGCCCACCAGCACGCTCGTCTTCCACCGGCCCGGCGGCGAACGGGGCGTCATCACCGCCAACCCCGCCAACCTGGAGCACGTTATGCGCGCCGGCTTCCACAACTACCCCAAGGGCCCGCGCTTCGCGTCGGCGCTCCACGACTTCCTGGGCCATGGCATCCTCAACGTCGACGGCCATGCGTGGCGCGCCCAGCGCAAGGCCGCCAGCTACGAGTTCAACACACGCTCGCTGCGCCTCTTCGTGGCCCGCACCGTGCACGACGAGCTGCACGGCAGGCTCCTCCCGCTCCTGCGCCGCGCCGCCGGCTCCGGACGTAAGATCGATCTACAGGACACGCTCGAACGCTACGCCTTCGATAACATCTGCCGCGTCGCCTTCGACCACGATCCCCGGCAGCTCCCGGACGGGGACGCAGCCGAGAGCACCGCGACCGAGAGCACGGCGAGCAACAGGTTCGCCGACGCGTTCCGCGACGCCGCCAATCTCAGCGCGGGGAGGTTCCGTTACGCCGTCCCGGGGCTCTGGAAGGTAAAGAAGGCGCTCAACCTGGGCTCCGAGCGCCGGCTCCGCGAGTCCATCGCCGTGGTGCACGGCTTCGCCGACGGCATCATCCGGTCGCGGAGGGAGGAGATGCGCATCGGCTGCGAGAAGCACGACCTCCTGTCGCGGTTCATGGCGAGCCAGGGCGAGGGCTACACCGAGACGGCCCTCCGCGACGTGGTGATAAGCTTCCTGCTGGCCGGCCGGGAGACCACGTCCTCCGCGCTCACCTGGTTCTTCTGGCTGCTGTCCTCGGGCCCGGACGTGGAGCGCCGCATCCGCGACGAGGTCGCCGCCGTGCGCGCCCGCCGTGCGGCCTCCGATCTCAGCAGCGCGGGGTTCGACCTCGACGAGCTGAGGGAGATGCATTACCTTCACGCGGCCATCACGGAGTCGATGCGGCTGTACCCGCCGGTGCCGGTGAACTCGGtgcaggcgcgggcggcggacGTCCTCCCGGACGGCACGGCGGTGGGGGCGGGGTGGTTCGTGTCGTACAACGCGTACGCCATGGGGCGGATGGAGTCGGTGTGGGGCGAGGACGCGCGGGCGTACCGGCCGGAGCGGTGGCTGGACCCAGACCCGGCGGAGGCGACGTTCCGGCCGGAGAGCCCGTTCCGGTACATCGTGTTCCACGCGGGGCCGAGGATCTGCCTCGGGAAGGAGATGGCGTACATCCAGATGAAGTCCATCGTGGCGTCCGTGGTGGAGGAGTTTGAGGTGGCGGTGGACGGCGGCTACACGCCGCGGCAGGTGGCCTCGCTGACGCTGCGGATGGCCGACGGGCTGCCGGTCAGGGTCAAGGATTTTCGTGGAGGGAATTGA